A stretch of the Streptomyces sp. WMMB303 genome encodes the following:
- a CDS encoding ABC transporter substrate-binding protein, whose protein sequence is MSRVSIRTARASLAALAAGALFLTGCSSGGGGDDSESKDEKAKKQGSDVSYTFADAAGSKGPAKEVEGGRKGGTIKVLQRDSYAHLDPAQIYVSDEGALATLIHRGLTTYKRVSGDEYAVVGDLATDSGQKSDGGKTWTYKLKDGIKFEDGSAITSKDIRHTIERTFAPFVTEGPTFIQQWLADTGGAKYRDLLKDGPYKGKHLPDDVLETPDDKTIIFHFKKPQAELPYALAMAGYAAVSEEKDTKEKYDKKPLCSGPYKIASFKSGKNMKLVRNKEWDPKTDPARHQYPDAFNIQFGVSFEDSTKRLMSDAGENKTATSFTNQVDASSLQKVRTDPEIKKRSVSGYQSYVSYLNINMDRIKNKKVRQAIAYAIPNQSIVSAFGGAGGAEMAGNYISPTLVGHKKTDPFDKLKNPQGDVKKAAELLKESGKKGMKLTFAYQNSPEWQDFAVAATQNLEKAGFDVQKKDIIQDTYYDQIGKVKNGYDIYHNSWGADWPSSSTVIPNLFDGRQVQDGAANYSHHKSPKFEKEMDRIRSLSDADKAAEEWQKLADKILTEDVPAVPMHYYKAVQLSGSNIGGMYYDEQLHDIQPTSLYVKK, encoded by the coding sequence ATGAGCAGAGTGAGCATACGCACGGCGCGTGCCTCCCTCGCGGCGCTCGCCGCCGGGGCGCTGTTCCTCACCGGCTGCAGCAGCGGCGGCGGGGGCGACGACAGCGAATCGAAGGACGAGAAGGCCAAGAAGCAAGGCTCGGACGTCTCCTACACCTTCGCCGACGCGGCGGGCTCCAAGGGGCCGGCCAAGGAGGTCGAAGGCGGCCGCAAGGGCGGCACCATCAAGGTGCTGCAGCGCGACAGCTACGCCCACCTCGACCCCGCGCAGATCTACGTCAGCGACGAGGGCGCCCTCGCCACGCTGATCCACCGCGGTCTGACCACCTACAAGCGGGTCAGCGGCGACGAGTACGCGGTCGTGGGCGACCTGGCCACCGACAGCGGCCAGAAGTCCGACGGCGGCAAGACCTGGACGTACAAGCTCAAGGACGGGATCAAATTCGAGGACGGCTCGGCCATCACCTCGAAGGACATCCGGCACACCATCGAGCGGACGTTCGCCCCCTTCGTCACCGAGGGCCCGACCTTCATCCAGCAGTGGCTGGCCGACACCGGTGGCGCCAAGTACCGCGACCTGCTCAAGGACGGCCCCTACAAGGGCAAGCATCTGCCCGATGACGTCCTGGAGACCCCGGACGACAAGACGATCATCTTCCACTTCAAGAAGCCGCAGGCCGAGCTGCCCTACGCGCTGGCCATGGCGGGCTACGCGGCGGTGTCCGAGGAGAAGGACACCAAGGAGAAGTACGACAAGAAGCCGCTGTGCAGCGGCCCGTACAAGATCGCGTCGTTCAAGTCCGGCAAGAACATGAAGCTGGTCCGCAACAAGGAGTGGGACCCCAAGACGGACCCGGCGCGGCACCAGTACCCGGACGCGTTCAACATCCAGTTCGGTGTCTCCTTCGAGGACTCCACCAAGCGGCTGATGTCGGACGCCGGTGAGAACAAGACCGCCACCAGCTTCACCAACCAGGTCGACGCCTCCAGCCTGCAGAAGGTGCGGACCGACCCGGAGATCAAGAAGCGCTCGGTCTCCGGCTACCAGTCCTACGTGAGCTACCTGAACATCAACATGGACCGGATCAAGAACAAGAAGGTCCGGCAGGCCATCGCCTACGCGATCCCCAACCAGTCCATCGTCTCGGCCTTCGGCGGCGCCGGCGGCGCCGAGATGGCGGGCAACTACATCAGCCCGACCCTGGTGGGCCACAAGAAGACCGATCCCTTCGACAAGCTGAAGAATCCGCAGGGTGACGTCAAGAAGGCGGCCGAGCTGCTCAAGGAGTCCGGCAAGAAGGGCATGAAGCTCACCTTCGCCTACCAGAACTCCCCCGAGTGGCAGGACTTCGCCGTCGCCGCGACGCAGAACCTGGAGAAGGCCGGATTCGACGTCCAGAAGAAGGACATCATCCAGGACACGTACTACGACCAGATCGGCAAGGTCAAGAACGGCTACGACATCTACCACAACTCGTGGGGTGCCGACTGGCCGAGCTCCTCGACCGTCATCCCGAACCTGTTCGACGGGCGCCAGGTGCAGGACGGCGCCGCCAACTACTCGCACCACAAGAGCCCGAAGTTCGAGAAGGAGATGGACCGCATCCGGTCCCTGTCCGACGCGGACAAGGCGGCCGAGGAGTGGCAGAAGCTCGCGGACAAGATCCTCACCGAGGACGTGCCCGCCGTGCCGATGCACTACTACAAGGCCGTCCAGCTCTCCGGTTCGAACATCGGTGGCATGTACTACGACGAGCAGCTGCACGACATCCAGCCGACGTCGCTGTACGTGAAGAAGTAG
- a CDS encoding ABC transporter permease codes for MTGTPAIEGPGGAMEELAEEGGGGLEGTPPSGRGRPARGRSMWSDAWHELRRNPVFVIAGLIIAFLVLISLWPGLIATRDPLSCRLGRSLDPSSAGHWFGFDTQGCDVYTRVVYGARTSVTVGVCATAGVAVLGSLLGGLAGFFGGVWDALLSRLTDIFFGIPIVLGGLVFLSMTGSRSVWTVVTFIVLLGWPQVARIARGSVITVKQNDYVQAARALGAGNARMMVRHILPNAVAPVIVTATIALGTYISLEATLSYLGVGLQPPTVSWGADISAASQGMQFRNAPHILLYPAAALSLTVLAFIMLGDAVRDALDPKLR; via the coding sequence ATGACGGGGACGCCGGCCATCGAGGGACCCGGCGGGGCCATGGAGGAGCTGGCCGAGGAAGGGGGAGGGGGACTCGAGGGCACGCCCCCGTCCGGGCGCGGGCGGCCCGCGCGGGGGCGGAGCATGTGGTCCGACGCCTGGCACGAGCTGCGGCGCAACCCGGTGTTCGTGATCGCCGGACTGATCATCGCCTTCCTCGTGCTGATCTCCCTGTGGCCGGGTCTGATCGCCACCCGGGATCCGCTCTCCTGCCGGCTCGGGCGCTCGCTGGACCCGTCCTCGGCCGGGCACTGGTTCGGGTTCGACACCCAGGGCTGCGACGTCTACACCAGGGTCGTGTACGGCGCCCGCACCTCGGTGACGGTCGGTGTCTGCGCCACCGCCGGAGTGGCGGTGCTGGGCAGCCTGCTGGGCGGACTCGCCGGGTTCTTCGGCGGGGTGTGGGACGCCCTGCTCTCCCGCCTCACCGACATCTTCTTCGGCATCCCCATCGTCCTCGGCGGCCTGGTCTTCCTGTCGATGACCGGCAGCCGGTCCGTCTGGACGGTGGTCACCTTCATCGTGCTGCTCGGCTGGCCGCAGGTCGCGCGGATCGCGCGCGGCTCCGTCATCACCGTCAAGCAGAACGACTACGTACAGGCCGCCCGGGCGTTGGGTGCGGGCAACGCCCGGATGATGGTGCGGCACATCCTGCCCAACGCCGTCGCGCCGGTCATCGTGACCGCGACCATCGCGCTGGGCACCTACATCTCGCTGGAGGCCACGCTCAGCTACCTCGGCGTCGGGCTCCAGCCGCCCACGGTCTCCTGGGGAGCGGACATCTCCGCCGCCTCCCAGGGCATGCAGTTCCGCAACGCGCCGCACATCCTGCTGTACCCGGCCGCCGCGCTCAGCCTCACCGTGCTGGCCTTCATCATGCTCGGCGACGCCGTCCGCGACGCCCTCGACCCGAAGCTGAGGTGA
- a CDS encoding dipeptide ABC transporter ATP-binding protein: MDADRSGHGAAREARNPATGPHRGTADPAGEPILEVRDLAKHFPLTQGILFKRQIGAVKAVDGVSFDLYPGETLGIVGESGCGKSTVAKLITHLEQPTSGTIRYRGEDVTKLSGRALKAVRRNIQMVFQDPYTSLNPRMTVGDIVGEPFDIHPEVAPKGDRRRRVRELLDVVGLNPEYINRYPHQFSGGQRQRIGIARGLALRPEIIVADEPVSALDVSVQAQVVNLMEQLQDEFGLSYMFIAHDLSIVRHISDRVGVMYLGKIVEIGTETEIYEHPTHPYTQALLSAVPVPDPETEDGRERIVLEGDVPSPANPPSGCHFRTRCWKAQERCVVEEPALALPENFAGTLPDQPVHHPSACHFAAERTAVIPPSNR; this comes from the coding sequence ATGGACGCTGACCGCTCGGGGCACGGCGCGGCCCGGGAGGCGCGGAATCCGGCGACGGGACCGCACCGGGGCACCGCAGACCCGGCGGGCGAGCCGATCCTGGAGGTGCGGGATCTGGCCAAGCACTTCCCGCTGACGCAGGGCATCCTCTTCAAGCGGCAGATCGGCGCGGTCAAGGCCGTCGACGGTGTCTCCTTCGACCTGTACCCGGGCGAGACGCTGGGCATCGTGGGGGAGTCGGGCTGCGGCAAGTCCACGGTCGCCAAGCTGATCACCCACCTCGAACAGCCCACTTCGGGGACCATCCGGTACCGGGGCGAGGACGTCACGAAGCTGTCGGGGCGGGCTTTGAAGGCGGTGCGGCGGAACATTCAGATGGTGTTCCAGGATCCGTACACGTCGTTGAATCCGCGGATGACGGTGGGGGACATCGTCGGGGAGCCGTTCGACATTCATCCGGAGGTGGCGCCGAAGGGGGACCGGCGTCGTCGGGTGCGGGAGCTGTTGGATGTGGTCGGGCTGAATCCCGAGTACATCAACCGGTATCCGCATCAGTTCAGTGGTGGTCAGCGGCAGCGGATCGGGATCGCGCGGGGGCTGGCGCTGCGTCCGGAGATCATCGTGGCCGACGAGCCGGTCTCGGCGCTGGACGTGTCGGTGCAGGCGCAGGTGGTGAACCTGATGGAGCAGTTGCAGGACGAGTTCGGGCTCTCCTACATGTTCATCGCGCACGACCTGTCCATCGTGCGGCACATCTCCGACCGCGTCGGCGTGATGTACCTCGGCAAGATCGTGGAGATCGGCACCGAGACGGAGATCTACGAGCATCCCACCCACCCCTACACCCAGGCCCTGCTGTCGGCGGTGCCGGTGCCCGACCCGGAGACGGAGGACGGGCGCGAGCGGATCGTGCTGGAGGGCGATGTGCCCTCGCCGGCCAACCCGCCCTCCGGATGTCACTTCCGCACCCGCTGCTGGAAGGCCCAGGAGCGCTGCGTCGTCGAGGAACCGGCGCTGGCACTGCCGGAGAACTTCGCCGGCACCCTGCCCGACCAGCCCGTGCACCACCCGTCCGCGTGTCACTTCGCGGCCGAGCGCACTGCGGTGATCCCTCCGTCGAACCGCTGA
- a CDS encoding ABC transporter ATP-binding protein: MSLLEVRDLFVEFRTRDGVARAVNGVSYTVEAGETLAVLGESGSGKSVTAQAVMGILDMPPGRITGGEILFQGRDLLSLPEEERRRIRGSKMAMIFQDALSSLNPVLTVGFQLAEMFRVHQGLGRKEARARAVELMERVRIPAARQRVGDFPHQFSGGMRQRIMIALALALEPDLIIADEPTTALDVTVQAQVMELLAELQREYTMGLILITHDLGVVADVADKIAVMYAGRIVETAPVKELYQAPAHPYTKGLLDSIPRLDQKGQQLNVIRGMPPSLLDIPPGCAYNPRCPMARAVCRTDEPPLYEVSAQRHSACHFWREMFDGR, from the coding sequence GTGAGTCTGCTCGAAGTCCGCGACCTGTTCGTCGAGTTCCGCACCCGGGACGGAGTGGCGCGGGCCGTCAACGGCGTCAGCTACACCGTCGAGGCCGGAGAGACACTGGCCGTGCTGGGCGAGTCCGGCTCCGGCAAGTCCGTGACCGCACAGGCCGTGATGGGGATCCTCGACATGCCGCCGGGCCGGATCACCGGGGGCGAGATCCTCTTCCAGGGGCGTGACCTGCTGAGCCTCCCCGAGGAGGAGCGGCGGCGGATCCGCGGCTCGAAGATGGCGATGATCTTCCAGGACGCGCTCTCGTCGCTGAACCCGGTGCTGACCGTGGGCTTCCAGCTGGCCGAGATGTTCCGCGTCCACCAGGGCCTGGGCCGCAAGGAGGCCAGGGCGCGGGCCGTGGAGCTGATGGAGCGGGTCCGCATCCCGGCGGCGCGGCAGCGGGTCGGCGACTTTCCGCATCAGTTCTCCGGGGGTATGCGGCAGCGGATCATGATCGCGCTGGCGCTGGCGCTGGAGCCGGATCTGATCATCGCGGACGAGCCGACGACGGCGCTGGACGTCACGGTGCAGGCCCAGGTGATGGAGCTGCTCGCGGAACTCCAGCGGGAGTACACGATGGGGCTCATCCTGATCACGCACGATCTGGGCGTGGTGGCGGACGTGGCCGACAAGATCGCGGTGATGTACGCGGGCCGGATCGTGGAGACGGCACCGGTCAAGGAGCTCTACCAGGCACCCGCCCACCCCTACACCAAGGGCCTGCTCGACTCCATCCCGCGCCTGGACCAGAAGGGGCAGCAGCTCAACGTCATCCGCGGGATGCCGCCCAGCCTGCTGGACATCCCGCCCGGCTGTGCCTACAACCCGCGCTGCCCGATGGCGCGCGCGGTCTGCCGCACGGACGAGCCGCCGCTGTACGAGGTGTCCGCACAGCGGCACAGCGCCTGCCACTTCTGGAGGGAGATGTTCGATGGACGCTGA
- a CDS encoding ABC transporter ATP-binding protein, whose translation MTLLEVRDLHVDFQTRDGVVKAVNGVNYSVEAGETLAVLGESGSGKSVTAQAVMGILDMPPGRIPQGEILFHGEDMLTMSKEERRKIRGARIAMIFQDALSSLNPVLTVGYQLAEMFRVHQGLGRKEAKARSIELMERVKIPAAKARVNDYPHQFSGGMRQRIMIAMALALEPDLIIADEPTTALDVTVQAQVMELLADLQREYNMGLILITHDLGVVADVADKIAVMYAGRIVETAPVKELYRAPAHPYTKGLLESIPRLDRKGQELYAIQGLPPNMARVPEGCAFHPRCPAARDICRTELPPLAEVDDARGSACHFWKETIDA comes from the coding sequence ATGACCCTCCTCGAAGTGCGCGACCTGCACGTCGATTTCCAGACCCGGGACGGTGTCGTCAAGGCCGTCAACGGCGTCAACTACAGCGTCGAGGCCGGTGAGACGCTCGCGGTGCTGGGCGAGTCCGGTTCGGGCAAGTCGGTGACCGCGCAGGCGGTCATGGGCATCCTCGACATGCCGCCAGGGCGCATACCCCAGGGCGAGATCCTCTTCCACGGCGAGGACATGCTCACCATGTCCAAGGAGGAACGGCGCAAGATACGCGGCGCCCGGATCGCGATGATCTTCCAGGACGCGCTCTCGTCGCTGAACCCGGTGCTGACCGTGGGCTACCAGCTGGCCGAGATGTTCCGCGTTCACCAGGGCCTCGGGCGCAAGGAGGCCAAGGCCCGGTCGATCGAACTGATGGAGCGGGTGAAGATCCCTGCGGCCAAAGCCCGGGTGAACGACTACCCGCATCAGTTCTCCGGGGGTATGCGGCAGCGGATCATGATCGCGATGGCGCTGGCGCTGGAGCCGGATCTGATCATCGCGGACGAGCCGACGACGGCGCTGGACGTCACGGTGCAGGCCCAGGTGATGGAGCTGCTCGCCGATCTGCAGCGCGAGTACAACATGGGGCTCATCCTGATCACGCACGACCTGGGCGTGGTGGCGGACGTGGCCGACAAGATCGCGGTGATGTACGCGGGCCGGATCGTGGAGACGGCGCCGGTCAAGGAGCTCTACCGGGCCCCGGCGCATCCCTACACCAAGGGCCTGCTGGAATCCATCCCGCGGCTCGACCGCAAGGGCCAGGAGTTGTACGCCATCCAGGGGCTGCCGCCCAACATGGCCAGGGTGCCCGAGGGCTGCGCCTTCCATCCGCGCTGCCCGGCGGCGCGGGACATCTGCCGCACCGAGCTCCCCCCGCTCGCCGAGGTCGACGACGCCCGCGGCAGCGCGTGCCACTTCTGGAAGGAGACGATCGATGCCTGA
- a CDS encoding dipeptide ABC transporter ATP-binding protein → MPERCENSEPILEVRDLAKHFPLTQGILFKRQIGAVKAVDGISFDLYPGETLGIVGESGCGKSTVAKLLMNLERPTSGSIRYKGEDISKLSGRALKAVRRNIQMVFQDPYTSLNPRMTVGDIVGEPFDIHPEVAPKGDRRRRVRELLDVVGLNPEYINRYPHQFSGGQRQRIGIARGLALRPEIIVADEPVSALDVSVQAQVVNLMEQLQDEFGLSYMFIAHDLSIVRHISDRVGVMYLGRMAEIGTDEQIYEHPTHPYTQALLSAVPVPDPEAEGKRERIVLEGDVPSPANPPSGCRFRTRCWKATDRCAEEVPLLAVPSVFEGTGSGAAHPSACHFAKEDAAVVAA, encoded by the coding sequence ATGCCTGAGCGGTGCGAGAATTCCGAGCCGATCCTGGAGGTGCGGGATCTGGCCAAGCACTTCCCGCTGACGCAGGGCATCCTCTTCAAGCGGCAGATCGGCGCGGTCAAGGCCGTGGACGGCATCTCCTTCGACCTGTACCCGGGCGAGACGCTGGGCATCGTGGGGGAGTCGGGCTGCGGCAAGTCCACGGTCGCCAAGCTGCTGATGAACCTGGAGCGGCCGACCTCCGGGAGCATCCGGTACAAGGGTGAGGACATCTCGAAGCTGTCGGGGCGGGCTTTGAAGGCGGTGCGGCGGAACATTCAGATGGTGTTCCAGGATCCGTACACGTCGTTGAATCCGCGGATGACGGTGGGGGACATCGTCGGGGAGCCGTTCGACATTCATCCGGAGGTGGCGCCGAAGGGGGACCGGCGTCGTCGGGTGCGGGAGCTGTTGGATGTGGTCGGGCTGAATCCCGAGTACATCAACCGGTATCCGCATCAGTTCAGTGGTGGTCAGCGGCAGCGGATCGGGATCGCGCGGGGGCTGGCGCTGCGTCCGGAGATCATCGTGGCCGACGAGCCGGTCTCGGCGCTGGACGTGTCGGTGCAGGCGCAGGTGGTGAACCTGATGGAGCAGTTGCAGGACGAGTTCGGGCTCTCTTACATGTTCATCGCGCACGACCTGTCCATCGTGCGGCACATCTCCGACCGCGTCGGCGTGATGTACCTCGGCAGGATGGCCGAGATCGGGACGGACGAGCAGATCTACGAGCACCCCACCCACCCCTACACCCAGGCCCTGCTGTCGGCGGTGCCGGTGCCCGACCCGGAGGCGGAGGGGAAGCGCGAGCGGATCGTGCTGGAGGGCGATGTGCCCTCGCCGGCCAACCCGCCCTCCGGATGCCGGTTCCGCACCCGCTGCTGGAAGGCCACGGACAGGTGTGCGGAGGAGGTGCCGCTGCTGGCGGTGCCCTCGGTGTTCGAGGGCACCGGGTCCGGTGCGGCGCACCCCTCGGCCTGCCACTTCGCGAAGGAGGACGCCGCGGTGGTCGCCGCCTGA
- a CDS encoding ABC transporter permease has product MTSTSQAAAAGADTPGPEDAGLSSTRVAKKDELAGRSPGRLMWMRFKRDRTGVISACIVLAFFLIAALAPVIAKLYGKDPYTRYGQLRPDLLNENFYPVKPNGGIDGEFWFGLEPGLGRDVFTQLIYGIRTSLSLAVIITLLSVLTAIVIGVAGGYFGGKVDYFLGRFTDLMMSFPNQLFFVAFTPVVGALLVDPGDEMPTWLRACVLIYVMWLLGWMTLARLLRGQTLSLREREFIEAAKVAGTPPGRIVRKELLPNLVTPILVQATYMLPNSVTAIAGLSFLGIGLQEPTPDWGRMFATGAEIYQSDITYMFFPGGAMVIFILAFNLLGDSVRDAFDPKSGR; this is encoded by the coding sequence ATGACGAGTACTTCCCAGGCTGCGGCAGCCGGGGCCGACACCCCTGGTCCCGAGGACGCCGGTCTGAGTTCTACGCGAGTTGCCAAGAAGGACGAACTCGCGGGCCGGTCCCCCGGCCGGCTCATGTGGATGCGCTTCAAGCGCGACCGCACGGGCGTGATCTCGGCGTGCATCGTGCTCGCCTTCTTCCTGATCGCGGCCCTGGCACCGGTGATCGCCAAGCTGTACGGCAAGGACCCCTACACCCGCTACGGGCAGTTGCGGCCTGATCTGCTGAACGAGAACTTCTACCCGGTCAAGCCCAACGGCGGCATCGACGGCGAGTTCTGGTTCGGCCTGGAGCCGGGTCTGGGCCGGGACGTCTTCACCCAGCTCATCTACGGGATCCGCACCTCCCTCTCGCTCGCGGTGATCATCACCCTGCTGTCGGTGCTCACCGCCATCGTGATCGGAGTCGCGGGCGGGTACTTCGGCGGCAAGGTCGACTACTTTCTCGGCCGGTTCACCGACCTGATGATGTCCTTCCCCAACCAGCTGTTCTTCGTGGCCTTCACCCCGGTTGTGGGGGCGCTGCTGGTCGACCCGGGCGACGAGATGCCCACCTGGCTGCGCGCCTGCGTGCTGATCTACGTGATGTGGCTGCTGGGCTGGATGACGCTGGCCCGGCTGCTGCGCGGCCAGACGCTGTCCCTGCGGGAGCGGGAGTTCATCGAGGCCGCGAAGGTCGCCGGGACCCCGCCCGGCCGCATCGTCCGCAAGGAACTGCTGCCGAACCTCGTCACGCCGATCCTGGTGCAGGCCACCTACATGCTGCCCAACAGTGTGACCGCCATCGCGGGACTCTCCTTTCTCGGCATCGGCCTGCAGGAACCCACCCCCGACTGGGGCCGGATGTTCGCGACGGGCGCCGAGATCTACCAGAGCGACATCACCTACATGTTCTTCCCGGGCGGCGCGATGGTGATCTTCATCCTCGCATTCAACCTGCTCGGAGACTCGGTCAGGGACGCGTTCGACCCGAAGTCAGGCCGATGA
- a CDS encoding ABC transporter permease, whose translation MGRYVVRRLLQMIPVFIGTTFLIFVMVYAVGDPVNAMFGERAPDPATAAQLREEFNLDKPIWQQYVLYMGNIFTGDFGNAFNGQPVTELMATAFPITIRLAVLAIVFEILVGITLGVLTGLRRGRPIDSGVLMLTLVVISVPTFVTGSLAQYVLGVKWGWISPAVSPAAPARELLLPALVLALVSLAYVTRLTRTSIAENARADYVRTAVAKGLSRRRVTVRHLLRNSLIPVVTFLGTDVGNLMAGALVTERIFNIHGVGFQLWQGIVRQNSPTVVGFVTVLVIVFLLANLLVDLLYAVLDPRIRYA comes from the coding sequence GTGGGGCGCTACGTCGTCAGACGACTGCTCCAGATGATCCCGGTGTTCATCGGGACGACCTTCCTCATCTTCGTGATGGTGTACGCCGTCGGGGACCCGGTCAACGCGATGTTCGGAGAACGGGCTCCCGACCCGGCCACCGCCGCGCAACTGCGCGAGGAATTCAACCTCGACAAGCCCATCTGGCAGCAGTACGTCCTCTACATGGGCAACATCTTCACCGGTGACTTCGGAAACGCCTTCAACGGCCAGCCGGTGACCGAACTGATGGCGACGGCCTTCCCCATCACGATCCGGCTCGCGGTGCTCGCCATCGTCTTCGAGATCCTCGTCGGCATCACCCTGGGAGTGCTGACCGGGCTCCGCCGCGGGCGCCCTATCGACAGCGGCGTGCTGATGCTGACCCTCGTCGTCATCTCCGTCCCCACGTTCGTGACCGGCAGCCTCGCGCAGTACGTGCTCGGCGTGAAGTGGGGCTGGATCTCCCCGGCCGTCTCGCCCGCGGCGCCGGCGCGTGAACTGCTGCTGCCCGCGCTGGTCCTCGCCCTCGTCTCGCTGGCCTACGTCACCCGGCTCACCCGGACCTCGATCGCGGAGAACGCCCGTGCCGACTATGTGCGGACCGCCGTGGCCAAGGGGCTCTCCCGACGCCGGGTCACCGTGCGGCACCTGCTGCGCAACTCGCTGATCCCCGTCGTCACCTTCCTCGGGACGGACGTCGGCAACCTGATGGCCGGGGCGCTGGTCACCGAGCGGATCTTCAACATCCACGGGGTCGGCTTCCAGCTGTGGCAGGGCATCGTCCGGCAGAACTCACCGACCGTCGTCGGCTTCGTGACCGTCCTCGTCATCGTCTTCCTCCTCGCGAACCTGCTCGTCGACCTCCTGTACGCGGTGCTTGACCCGAGGATCCGCTATGCCTGA
- a CDS encoding ABC transporter substrate-binding protein, which translates to MRAATRTTVIRRALAAAGAVALTATACASSSDGGGGGSADGVVRAFWTDPQHPVEPANTNEVQGGKVLDMISRGLKKYNPTTGAAENAVAESIESDDQQNFTVKLKKGWKFSDGTAVTAKSFVDAWNYGALVTNKQINSYFFQYIEGYQDVHPEKGKPTAKTLSGLKVKDARTFTVKLNQKFSLWPQTLGYSAYAPLPKSFFTDHSGWLEKPVGNGPYKVDSYTKGQSMKLSRNTHYAGDDKPRNKGVELKVYTDQNTGYTDLQAGNLDVVDELPAGQLKNAKRDLGGRYINQPAGIIQTISFPMYDKAWQSEKAIKVRRGISMAINRKQVSEKIYHGTREPATDLTSPVLKAAGGYQPGLCGDVCSYDPKQAKKLIEEGGGLPGGKITLTSNVDTGSHRQWMEAVCNSINRTLGRNSACTVNPVPTFSEFRSDITDRKMTGMFRTGWQMDYPLIQNFLQPIFYTDASSNDSGFSDPQVDKLMDKANSATDEKAAIGLFQQAEKRILDTLPAIPLWYQNGNAGYSSRVSDVKLNPFSVPVFTDIKVK; encoded by the coding sequence ATGCGTGCAGCCACCCGCACCACCGTGATCCGGCGGGCGCTCGCCGCCGCAGGGGCCGTCGCTCTGACGGCGACAGCGTGTGCCAGCAGTTCGGACGGCGGCGGGGGCGGTTCTGCGGACGGGGTCGTACGCGCGTTCTGGACGGATCCGCAGCACCCCGTCGAGCCCGCCAACACCAACGAGGTGCAGGGCGGCAAGGTCCTGGACATGATTTCCCGGGGTCTGAAGAAGTACAACCCGACCACGGGCGCGGCCGAGAACGCCGTGGCCGAGTCCATCGAGAGCGACGACCAGCAGAACTTCACCGTCAAGCTGAAGAAGGGCTGGAAGTTCTCCGACGGCACCGCCGTGACGGCCAAGTCCTTCGTGGACGCCTGGAACTACGGCGCGCTCGTCACGAACAAGCAGATCAACTCGTACTTCTTCCAGTACATCGAGGGCTATCAGGATGTCCACCCGGAAAAGGGCAAGCCGACGGCGAAGACCCTCTCCGGACTCAAGGTGAAGGACGCCCGTACCTTCACCGTGAAGCTCAACCAGAAGTTCTCCCTCTGGCCGCAGACCCTCGGGTACAGCGCCTACGCGCCACTGCCGAAATCCTTCTTCACCGATCACAGCGGCTGGCTGGAGAAGCCCGTCGGAAACGGCCCGTACAAGGTGGACTCCTACACCAAGGGCCAGTCGATGAAACTGTCCCGGAACACCCACTACGCCGGGGATGACAAACCCCGCAACAAGGGCGTCGAGCTGAAGGTCTACACCGACCAGAACACCGGCTACACCGACCTCCAGGCCGGAAACCTGGACGTCGTCGACGAACTCCCCGCCGGGCAGCTCAAGAACGCCAAGCGGGACCTGGGCGGGCGCTACATCAACCAGCCCGCAGGCATCATCCAGACCATCTCCTTCCCGATGTACGACAAGGCGTGGCAGAGCGAGAAGGCCATCAAGGTGCGCCGCGGAATCTCCATGGCGATCAACCGCAAGCAGGTGTCCGAAAAGATCTACCACGGCACCCGGGAGCCGGCGACCGACCTCACCTCGCCCGTACTCAAGGCCGCCGGAGGCTACCAGCCGGGCCTCTGCGGCGACGTGTGCAGCTACGACCCGAAGCAGGCCAAAAAGCTCATCGAGGAGGGCGGCGGGCTGCCCGGCGGGAAGATCACCCTGACCTCCAACGTCGACACCGGCTCGCACCGGCAGTGGATGGAGGCCGTCTGCAACAGCATCAACCGCACGCTGGGCCGGAACAGCGCCTGCACCGTCAACCCGGTGCCCACCTTCAGCGAGTTCCGCTCCGACATCACCGACCGGAAGATGACGGGCATGTTCCGGACCGGCTGGCAGATGGACTACCCGCTCATCCAGAACTTCCTCCAGCCCATCTTCTACACGGACGCCTCCTCCAACGACTCCGGCTTCTCCGACCCGCAGGTCGACAAGCTGATGGACAAGGCGAACTCCGCCACTGACGAGAAGGCCGCCATCGGTCTCTTCCAGCAGGCCGAGAAGCGCATCCTGGACACCCTCCCCGCGATCCCGCTGTGGTACCAGAACGGGAACGCCGGCTATTCCAGCCGGGTCAGCGACGTCAAACTCAACCCGTTCTCCGTCCCGGTCTTCACCGACATCAAGGTCAAGTGA